A genomic window from Fibrobacterota bacterium includes:
- a CDS encoding VOC family protein: protein MIPKNRICLWYERDALEAATFYAKTFPQSEVGAIYRAPADYPSGKAGDVLTVEFSVLGIPCLGLNGGPVFRQSEAFSFQISTDDQAETDRLWNAIVENGGQESACGWCKDRWGVSWQITPKVLTEAIADPDPLAAKRSFEAMMDMTKIDIALIESARRG from the coding sequence ATGATTCCCAAGAACCGGATCTGCCTGTGGTACGAACGCGATGCCCTGGAGGCCGCGACCTTCTACGCCAAGACCTTTCCCCAAAGCGAGGTGGGTGCGATCTACCGGGCTCCGGCGGATTACCCCTCCGGCAAGGCGGGCGACGTGCTGACGGTGGAGTTTTCCGTGCTGGGGATCCCTTGCCTGGGTCTGAACGGCGGGCCGGTCTTTCGCCAATCCGAAGCCTTCTCCTTCCAGATCTCCACCGACGACCAGGCGGAGACCGATCGTCTTTGGAACGCCATTGTGGAGAACGGCGGCCAGGAAAGCGCCTGCGGCTGGTGCAAGGATCGCTGGGGAGTGTCGTGGCAGATCACACCCAAGGTCCTGACCGAGGCCATCGCCGACCCCGATCCCCTCGCGGCCAAGCGCAGCTTCGAGGCCATGATGGACATGACAAAAATCGACATCGCCCTGATCGAATCCGCCCGGCGCGGCTGA